A genomic segment from Nodularia sphaerocarpa UHCC 0038 encodes:
- a CDS encoding alpha/beta hydrolase — protein sequence MPLSFILLRTLVIVVVIAYFAICLLLFAKQHKFIFFPSSVIERTPEVFNLPYEDVWLPVKVRDGETKLIHGWWIKSPQPDADVLLYLHGNAINVGANVGHANRLHQLGFSVLLIDYRGYGRSEGGFPNEKRVYEDAAVAWNYLVEKQQIPPSKIFIYGHSMGGAIAIDLAIKQPKAAGLIVESSFTSVEEMVAYRNLFWMFPVNLILTQRFESMKKVPHLKMPVLFIHGTADTTVPSFMSQKLYHAAPEPKKLFLVPAAEHNNTATVAGDEYLQWVRSFVQQVKQF from the coding sequence ATGCCATTGTCTTTCATACTACTACGGACGCTAGTAATAGTTGTTGTCATCGCCTACTTTGCCATCTGTCTACTTCTGTTTGCAAAGCAGCATAAGTTTATTTTCTTTCCCTCTAGTGTGATTGAAAGAACACCAGAGGTTTTTAATCTTCCATACGAGGATGTATGGCTACCTGTAAAAGTTAGGGATGGTGAGACAAAACTGATTCATGGTTGGTGGATTAAATCCCCGCAACCAGATGCTGATGTGTTGCTGTATCTGCATGGTAACGCCATCAATGTTGGCGCAAACGTTGGTCATGCTAATCGACTTCATCAACTAGGATTTTCTGTGTTGCTGATTGATTATCGCGGGTATGGTCGCAGTGAGGGTGGATTTCCTAACGAAAAGCGGGTTTATGAGGATGCAGCAGTTGCGTGGAATTACTTAGTTGAGAAGCAGCAAATTCCGCCGAGCAAAATTTTTATTTATGGTCATTCAATGGGAGGTGCGATCGCCATTGATTTAGCAATCAAACAGCCAAAAGCCGCCGGCTTGATTGTAGAAAGCTCCTTTACCTCTGTGGAGGAGATGGTAGCTTACAGGAACTTGTTTTGGATGTTCCCAGTCAATTTGATTTTGACCCAGCGCTTTGAATCGATGAAAAAAGTACCGCACTTAAAAATGCCAGTGTTATTTATTCATGGTACTGCTGATACAACTGTGCCATCTTTCATGAGCCAAAAACTTTATCACGCTGCTCCCGAACCGAAAAAACTGTTTTTGGTGCCGGCAGCAGAGCATAATAATACAGCGACTGTTGCTGGTGACGAATATCTGCAATGGGTAAGGTCTTTTGTCCAACAAGTCAAACAATTTTAG
- a CDS encoding RodZ domain-containing protein, with translation MKPLDEAQAEQLQEIIQNLRQIRQEKSISIEKIAIHTNIRLHILEAFDAGNLEALPELIYVKGFIRRYGEALGLDGQALANTLIINDYPQYIEDESQIVDEPPENIRIPVFVPYALLSVLASVGLIYFLNSQLTAKSPAKPENTVSTQETKTAPAPLPVPSSTETPDTAPAPQSTPLAVVSPENAASSNVEVNLELQNESWLQVTVDGKTAFMGNLNKGERKTWTATEKLTIRSGNAGAVLISVNQQPAQPFGDDGAVKEVTFTPDTKTE, from the coding sequence GTGAAGCCTTTAGATGAAGCGCAAGCAGAGCAATTGCAGGAAATAATTCAAAATTTACGGCAAATCAGACAAGAAAAATCCATAAGTATAGAAAAAATAGCTATTCATACAAATATCCGACTACATATATTGGAAGCTTTTGACGCAGGGAACTTGGAAGCATTACCTGAACTTATTTACGTTAAAGGATTTATCCGTCGTTATGGTGAAGCCCTAGGATTGGATGGTCAGGCTTTAGCAAATACCTTGATAATTAACGATTATCCTCAATACATTGAGGATGAAAGTCAAATTGTAGACGAACCACCAGAAAATATACGCATACCTGTTTTTGTCCCCTACGCTCTCTTATCAGTACTTGCTTCCGTGGGACTGATTTATTTCCTCAATTCCCAACTCACAGCCAAATCTCCAGCCAAACCAGAAAATACAGTATCTACTCAAGAAACAAAGACAGCACCAGCACCATTACCTGTACCTTCATCGACAGAAACACCAGACACAGCACCTGCTCCTCAAAGTACACCATTAGCTGTAGTATCCCCTGAAAATGCTGCCAGTTCCAATGTCGAAGTTAATTTAGAACTTCAAAATGAATCGTGGTTACAAGTAACAGTGGATGGAAAAACCGCATTTATGGGCAATTTAAACAAGGGAGAACGCAAAACTTGGACAGCTACAGAAAAGTTAACTATCCGTTCTGGGAATGCAGGTGCTGTGTTGATTTCTGTTAATCAGCAACCAGCACAACCTTTCGGAGATGATGGTGCTGTGAAAGAAGTTACATTCACTCCAGACACCAAGACAGAATAG
- the gatA gene encoding Asp-tRNA(Asn)/Glu-tRNA(Gln) amidotransferase subunit GatA gives MASIRELHEQLIKKECSAVEITQEALDRIQALEPKLHSFLHVTTEKALAQARAVDAKIAAGEEIGLLAGIPIGIKDNLCTQGIPTTCASRILENFVPPYESTVTQKLIDAGAVIIGKTNLDEFGMGSSTENSAYQVTANPWDLSRVPGGSSGGSAAAVAADECVVSLGTDTGGSIRQPAAFCGVVGMKPTYGLVSRYGVIAYASSLDQVGPLGRTVEDTAIVLNAIAGYDPKDSTSLKVEIPNYVASLKPDFKARGKLRIGVIKETFGNGLDSVVEQAVTKAIDVLQSLGAEVHIISCPNFRYGVPSYYIIAPSEASANLARYDGVKYGFRAEDADNLLSMYTRTRSTGFGTEVKRRIMIGTYALSAGYYDAYYLKAQKIRTLIKQDFEKAFKMVDVLVTPTAPTTAFKTGEKVSDPLSMYLNDLMTIPVNLAGLPGVSIPCGFDEQGLPIGLQLIGQVLREDQLFQVAYAYEQSTSWLVKQPQL, from the coding sequence ATGGCATCCATCCGCGAGTTGCACGAACAACTAATTAAAAAAGAATGTTCTGCTGTTGAAATTACCCAAGAAGCTTTAGACCGTATTCAAGCCTTAGAACCGAAATTACACAGTTTCTTACACGTAACGACAGAGAAGGCGTTAGCGCAGGCTCGTGCTGTGGATGCCAAAATCGCTGCTGGCGAAGAAATTGGACTGCTGGCGGGGATTCCCATTGGGATTAAAGATAATTTGTGTACTCAGGGGATTCCTACTACTTGCGCGTCTCGAATTTTAGAAAATTTTGTGCCGCCTTATGAATCAACTGTTACCCAAAAGTTGATTGATGCCGGGGCTGTGATCATTGGCAAAACAAATTTAGATGAATTTGGCATGGGTAGTTCCACTGAGAACTCTGCCTACCAAGTTACAGCAAATCCTTGGGATTTATCACGGGTTCCCGGTGGTTCTTCAGGGGGTTCGGCGGCTGCTGTGGCGGCTGATGAATGTGTGGTGTCTCTGGGTACTGATACGGGCGGTTCTATTCGACAACCTGCGGCTTTTTGTGGTGTGGTGGGGATGAAACCCACTTACGGGCTGGTGTCTCGCTATGGTGTCATTGCTTATGCTTCATCTTTGGATCAAGTAGGACCATTGGGACGCACAGTAGAAGATACCGCTATAGTATTGAATGCGATCGCAGGTTACGATCCCAAAGACTCCACCAGCCTCAAAGTAGAAATCCCCAACTACGTCGCCAGCTTAAAACCAGACTTCAAAGCCAGAGGAAAGCTGCGAATTGGAGTAATTAAAGAAACTTTTGGGAATGGCTTAGACTCTGTTGTGGAACAAGCTGTAACTAAAGCCATAGATGTATTACAAAGTTTAGGAGCCGAAGTTCATATTATTTCCTGTCCCAATTTCCGCTATGGCGTACCTAGTTACTACATCATTGCGCCATCGGAAGCATCAGCCAATTTAGCTCGTTACGATGGTGTAAAATACGGCTTCCGGGCTGAGGATGCAGATAATCTGCTATCTATGTATACTCGTACCCGTTCCACTGGATTTGGTACAGAAGTTAAACGCCGGATTATGATTGGCACTTACGCCCTTTCGGCTGGCTATTATGACGCATACTATCTGAAAGCGCAGAAAATCCGAACTCTGATTAAACAAGACTTTGAAAAAGCCTTTAAGATGGTTGATGTTTTAGTTACTCCTACTGCTCCCACCACAGCATTTAAGACAGGAGAAAAAGTCAGTGATCCTTTGAGTATGTACTTAAATGACTTGATGACTATTCCCGTAAATCTGGCTGGTTTACCGGGCGTAAGTATACCTTGTGGTTTTGATGAACAAGGATTACCAATTGGATTACAGCTAATTGGCCAGGTGCTGCGAGAAGATCAACTATTTCAGGTAGCTTATGCTTACGAGCAATCCACCAGTTGGCTGGTGAAGCAACCGCAACTGTAA
- a CDS encoding SDR family oxidoreductase, with protein MTNVTASVEDLVLIAGATGGVGQLVTANLLEKGMKVRILTRNAAKAAKMFNEKVEIAIGDIRDITTLAPAIQDINYIICCTGTTAFPSERWEFDPKPNLLEWGKILIDSEYRDRTAKNNPPKVDAEGVSNLVSVAPPQLKRFVFVSSVGVHRKDQPPFNILNAFGVLDAKEKGEQAIINSGIPYTIIRPGRLIDGPYTSYDLNTLLKAKTGGKQGVVVQTGDQLAGDASRIDVAAACVESIFHPSTANQTFNLVNKGTRPPVINWETLFSQLTK; from the coding sequence ATGACTAATGTAACAGCCTCAGTTGAAGATTTAGTGCTAATTGCTGGTGCTACTGGTGGCGTAGGACAACTTGTCACAGCCAACTTGCTAGAAAAGGGGATGAAAGTTCGTATCCTCACACGCAACGCCGCCAAAGCCGCAAAAATGTTTAATGAAAAAGTCGAAATTGCTATCGGTGACATCCGCGATATCACTACACTCGCCCCAGCCATCCAGGATATTAACTATATTATCTGTTGTACTGGGACTACTGCCTTTCCTTCCGAAAGATGGGAATTTGACCCCAAACCCAACTTATTAGAATGGGGAAAAATTTTGATTGATTCAGAATATCGCGATCGCACAGCTAAGAATAACCCCCCAAAAGTAGATGCTGAAGGTGTCAGCAACTTAGTATCAGTCGCACCTCCCCAGCTAAAACGCTTCGTTTTCGTCTCTTCAGTGGGAGTTCACCGCAAAGATCAACCACCTTTTAATATTCTCAACGCCTTTGGTGTCCTTGATGCCAAAGAAAAAGGAGAGCAAGCTATCATTAACTCTGGAATACCCTATACAATTATTCGTCCAGGACGCTTAATTGATGGTCCCTACACATCCTACGACCTCAACACTTTACTCAAGGCGAAGACAGGAGGAAAACAGGGTGTAGTAGTACAGACTGGCGACCAACTTGCAGGAGATGCTAGCCGCATAGACGTAGCTGCTGCGTGTGTAGAATCTATTTTTCATCCATCCACAGCCAACCAAACTTTTAATTTAGTCAACAAAGGCACAAGACCACCTGTAATTAACTGGGAAACCCTTTTTTCCCAACTAACTAAATAG
- a CDS encoding dynamin family protein: MDTSRVGAQTVELLSRITGKKLSQRDITPLVIFLANLVTLLLGVKVAESQNQNLLKILYQFSLPESDLRRLTHLMIKGVKKYQVYQKNNDLLTLAAPLSDSEKLLLINFGYQISAADGEMDFREERYLQMVANELRINPQHLAVLESRFTNHVNVEATAINEVHFLLNPIRFQKNGTIFIKAARDVLKALFVKTEHKTTKQQKKIKYKELNKFHNYYQQLDSYCYQIFQIIEECQKQDFLPHTLIEEISKVSKKLQSQRFRLAVVGEFSQGKSTLLNALLGEEIQPVREIPCSGAITVLKYGTQKRVICRYKDGQEEEIPAEKYQLKATISEAAAIGFLSDELAHSEIAEIVFEHPDLELCSSGVEIIDSPGLNEHPDRTNITQRLLKDTDAVIFLTNAARSFTQGERELLQDIKTQLNHGQENEPANNLFIVGNFIDLVRSEKGLEQVRQRIENFVLGQNPFVTGNNRVHLISAQATLDAILQGAENEYLKSFQNFIQSLEQFLTVESGKVKIQHSIAQINRIIQKSLDSLSQAEKTLDGKIKISDAEKLEILEKIGEASGRDVRIQILASNLGEEVYEEAAKSWDDWREELVDRMAEKSKLWYSAHNPVFSQDKLINNYTNQFMRDLSEEIDVWANEILKDMIIKESLESLDTNIAYEIEAIQGSFYRIGQQVETNFSERLKFSISGINDDFMGLGGIGGGLGIGGALAAVLLVFTGLGSIAIIAASVATAIASSFGLGMLDLDRLNEQIKLKVFEIGFEKLDESKDKISEKLEQIINTVFDVRVELASKVIEQAIALYENLLEQQEKAHQITLEEREAEKALIYQKRQQLENIKNDVQTLLTQCTHIA, translated from the coding sequence ATGGATACTTCACGGGTTGGCGCTCAGACTGTTGAATTATTGTCGCGCATTACAGGAAAAAAACTGAGTCAACGAGATATCACGCCCCTTGTGATATTTTTAGCCAATTTAGTAACACTGCTGCTGGGAGTTAAAGTAGCAGAGTCACAAAATCAAAATTTACTAAAAATTCTTTATCAATTTAGCCTTCCTGAAAGTGATTTGCGGCGATTAACACATTTGATGATTAAGGGAGTAAAAAAGTATCAGGTTTATCAAAAAAATAATGACTTATTAACGCTTGCGGCTCCTCTTTCTGATTCGGAAAAATTGTTGTTAATCAACTTTGGTTATCAAATATCAGCCGCCGATGGAGAAATGGACTTCCGTGAGGAAAGGTATTTACAAATGGTTGCCAATGAGCTAAGGATTAATCCACAACATTTAGCAGTTTTAGAAAGTCGATTTACTAATCATGTAAATGTAGAGGCTACTGCTATCAATGAAGTGCATTTTTTGCTTAATCCCATTCGTTTCCAAAAAAATGGTACTATATTTATCAAAGCAGCCAGGGATGTTCTCAAGGCTTTATTTGTTAAAACTGAACATAAAACTACTAAACAGCAGAAGAAGATAAAATACAAAGAATTAAATAAATTTCATAATTATTATCAGCAACTAGATAGTTATTGTTATCAGATTTTCCAAATAATTGAGGAATGCCAAAAGCAAGATTTTCTGCCTCACACTTTGATAGAGGAAATCAGCAAGGTATCTAAAAAATTGCAATCTCAACGATTTAGGTTAGCAGTTGTCGGTGAATTTAGCCAAGGTAAATCAACCTTGTTAAATGCTTTGCTAGGTGAAGAAATACAACCAGTGAGGGAGATTCCTTGTAGTGGCGCAATAACAGTTTTAAAATATGGAACTCAAAAAAGAGTAATTTGCCGTTATAAAGATGGACAAGAAGAAGAGATCCCTGCTGAAAAGTATCAACTCAAAGCGACAATTTCAGAAGCAGCAGCAATAGGTTTTCTAAGTGATGAACTGGCACATTCTGAAATTGCAGAAATTGTTTTTGAGCATCCTGATTTAGAGTTATGTAGTAGTGGGGTGGAAATCATAGATTCTCCAGGCTTAAACGAACATCCCGACCGCACTAACATTACACAAAGATTGCTCAAAGATACTGATGCAGTCATTTTCTTAACTAATGCTGCACGTTCCTTTACTCAAGGAGAGCGTGAATTACTCCAGGATATCAAAACTCAACTAAATCATGGTCAAGAAAATGAACCTGCTAATAATCTTTTTATAGTGGGCAATTTTATAGATTTAGTGCGTAGCGAGAAAGGACTAGAACAAGTAAGACAGAGAATTGAAAACTTTGTCTTGGGTCAAAATCCTTTTGTTACAGGTAATAACCGCGTTCATTTAATTTCGGCTCAAGCCACACTGGATGCAATTTTACAGGGAGCCGAAAATGAGTATTTGAAAAGCTTCCAAAATTTTATTCAGTCTCTTGAACAATTCCTAACAGTTGAAAGTGGCAAAGTAAAAATTCAGCATTCTATTGCTCAAATAAATAGAATCATTCAAAAATCTTTAGATAGTCTATCTCAAGCTGAAAAGACTTTAGATGGAAAAATTAAAATTTCTGATGCAGAAAAGCTGGAAATTTTAGAAAAGATAGGAGAAGCAAGTGGACGGGATGTCAGGATACAGATATTGGCATCTAATCTGGGAGAAGAAGTTTATGAGGAAGCAGCTAAATCTTGGGATGACTGGCGTGAAGAATTAGTTGATAGAATGGCTGAAAAAAGTAAACTCTGGTATTCGGCTCATAACCCAGTTTTTAGTCAAGATAAACTGATTAATAATTATACTAATCAATTTATGAGAGATTTATCAGAAGAAATAGATGTGTGGGCAAATGAAATATTAAAAGACATGATCATCAAAGAAAGTCTCGAATCTTTAGATACAAATATTGCTTATGAAATAGAAGCAATTCAAGGATCTTTTTACCGCATAGGTCAGCAGGTAGAAACAAATTTTAGTGAACGCCTAAAATTTTCGATTTCGGGTATTAATGATGATTTCATGGGTTTAGGAGGAATAGGCGGAGGGTTGGGAATAGGTGGAGCTTTAGCGGCTGTATTACTAGTATTTACAGGACTGGGATCTATAGCAATTATTGCTGCTAGTGTTGCTACTGCAATTGCTAGTTCGTTTGGCTTGGGAATGCTAGACCTAGATCGATTAAACGAACAAATAAAATTGAAAGTTTTTGAGATAGGTTTTGAAAAATTGGATGAATCAAAAGATAAAATTTCGGAGAAGTTAGAACAAATAATTAATACAGTGTTTGATGTCCGCGTTGAATTAGCAAGTAAAGTTATTGAGCAAGCGATCGCACTTTATGAAAACCTTCTGGAACAGCAAGAAAAAGCGCATCAAATAACTCTGGAAGAACGAGAGGCTGAAAAAGCGTTAATTTATCAAAAGCGTCAACAACTGGAAAATATCAAAAATGATGTGCAAACTCTACTCACTCAATGCACTCATATTGCCTAA
- a CDS encoding type II toxin-antitoxin system VapC family toxin, whose amino-acid sequence MTYLLDTCLISEIIAKQPNQQVLNWLDAQVPETLYLSVITIGEITKGISKLTTSKRKESLTTWLNETLPNRFEHRILGIDVSTMVLWGNLVGQLEQNGRPLPAMDSLIAAIALQNSLSLVTRNEKDFAGTGVVIINPWYSI is encoded by the coding sequence ATGACCTACCTCCTTGATACTTGCTTGATTTCTGAAATTATCGCTAAACAACCAAATCAACAGGTTTTAAATTGGCTAGATGCCCAAGTTCCAGAAACACTTTACCTCAGTGTGATCACAATTGGCGAAATCACTAAAGGTATTAGCAAACTTACCACATCTAAACGCAAAGAATCTCTCACAACATGGCTAAATGAAACCCTACCTAATCGCTTTGAACACAGAATTTTAGGTATAGATGTTTCAACAATGGTCTTGTGGGGGAACTTAGTTGGACAATTAGAACAAAATGGGCGACCTCTACCTGCTATGGATTCTCTCATTGCAGCGATTGCTTTGCAAAACTCTCTATCACTTGTTACCCGTAACGAAAAAGATTTTGCTGGGACAGGGGTTGTAATTATTAATCCTTGGTATTCAATATAA
- the psb32 gene encoding photosystem II repair protein Psb32 — MKQILNEIFSLKKYLLRLIVPLLMVVLGASVFVSPALATGVYQIPNLSAGNWVLDQSDIISRVNEGKISSTFEDLAKKTGNEVRFVTIRRLDYGETPASFTQELFEKWFPTPAAQANQTLVVLDTVTNGTAIVTGEEVKPLLTDSIAESVVSETLGVPIRDGNKYNQAFVDASDRLFAVLSGEPDPGPPIVIDTVKVEGTFTKAEDTDQGNATAWVVGLLIAATVIPMATYFVYQINQPSSEG; from the coding sequence ATGAAACAGATCCTTAACGAAATATTTAGTCTTAAAAAATACCTACTTCGGCTAATTGTACCCTTACTGATGGTAGTTCTGGGTGCTTCAGTCTTTGTCTCACCTGCATTAGCTACAGGTGTATATCAAATCCCAAACCTCAGCGCCGGTAACTGGGTTTTAGATCAAAGTGACATTATTAGTCGCGTCAACGAAGGTAAAATCAGCAGTACCTTTGAGGATTTGGCAAAAAAAACTGGTAATGAAGTCAGATTTGTGACGATTCGTCGCCTCGATTACGGTGAAACACCAGCAAGTTTTACTCAAGAACTCTTTGAAAAATGGTTTCCGACACCAGCAGCACAAGCTAATCAAACATTGGTGGTACTGGATACTGTGACCAACGGTACTGCTATTGTCACTGGTGAAGAAGTTAAGCCCTTGTTGACTGACTCTATCGCCGAAAGTGTGGTTTCAGAAACTTTGGGTGTACCGATACGGGACGGTAACAAATACAATCAGGCATTTGTGGATGCAAGCGATCGCCTGTTCGCCGTCCTCTCTGGGGAACCAGATCCAGGTCCACCGATAGTTATTGATACTGTAAAGGTAGAAGGTACATTTACCAAAGCCGAAGATACGGATCAAGGTAACGCAACTGCTTGGGTAGTAGGACTGTTAATTGCTGCTACCGTGATCCCGATGGCTACTTACTTTGTCTACCAGATCAACCAACCATCATCTGAGGGCTAA
- a CDS encoding DUF4346 domain-containing protein: MDLILEDLAAIDNKLSQRYIELDPGGYFIIYLDRGAGLIYAKHFTNIIDEKGLAVDPETGKVIPARGKVERTHTTVFSGRTAKELGIKIFEETQPCPVTQLDHAAYLGREFVRAEVALVSGQEYIQD, from the coding sequence ATGGATTTAATACTTGAAGATTTGGCGGCAATTGATAATAAACTTTCTCAACGTTATATTGAGCTTGACCCCGGCGGATATTTCATTATCTATTTGGATCGAGGTGCGGGGTTAATTTACGCCAAACATTTCACCAATATCATTGATGAAAAAGGTTTAGCCGTCGATCCCGAAACCGGTAAGGTAATTCCTGCTAGGGGTAAAGTGGAACGAACTCACACAACGGTTTTTAGTGGAAGGACGGCTAAGGAACTGGGAATCAAGATTTTTGAAGAAACTCAGCCCTGTCCAGTCACTCAGTTAGACCATGCGGCTTATTTAGGGCGCGAATTTGTCCGGGCTGAGGTGGCTTTAGTGTCAGGGCAAGAGTATATTCAAGATTGA
- a CDS encoding potassium channel family protein: MNLSAIGFFRSLRRDNQQFAVIGLGRFGRSVCSTLHKLGYQVLATDVDEKLVSAALQEELVGHALQLDSTEPAALKEAGIFEFDTVIIAIGNYVQESIITTLNVKEGGVPHVVAKASSEVHRKLLKRVGADHVVFPEYEAGCALARSLTKPSILDRFDLDPDNSIVEMIVPDEFHGRTVSELQLRNRYGLNLLAVSQDGKFKINPEPTKRLERGSAMVVIGHNKDINRLPI; the protein is encoded by the coding sequence GTGAATCTGTCAGCTATAGGCTTTTTTCGCAGTTTGCGTCGAGATAACCAGCAATTTGCTGTAATTGGGTTAGGACGTTTTGGTAGATCAGTCTGTTCAACTTTACACAAATTGGGTTATCAAGTACTAGCAACAGATGTTGATGAAAAGCTAGTATCAGCAGCATTACAGGAAGAGCTAGTTGGTCATGCATTACAACTAGACTCAACTGAACCAGCAGCGCTCAAAGAAGCAGGAATATTTGAATTTGATACGGTAATCATCGCCATTGGTAACTACGTTCAAGAAAGTATCATTACCACTTTGAATGTCAAAGAGGGTGGAGTACCTCATGTAGTGGCTAAAGCTTCTAGTGAAGTTCACCGTAAGCTGTTGAAACGAGTGGGTGCAGATCATGTAGTTTTTCCCGAATATGAAGCTGGTTGCGCCCTCGCGCGATCGCTCACCAAACCATCTATTTTAGACCGATTTGATCTCGACCCAGATAACAGTATTGTCGAGATGATTGTTCCTGATGAATTTCACGGTAGAACAGTCTCGGAACTGCAACTGCGTAACCGCTATGGCTTGAATTTACTAGCCGTGAGTCAGGATGGTAAATTTAAAATCAATCCTGAACCCACTAAACGTCTAGAACGGGGTTCAGCAATGGTGGTTATTGGCCATAACAAAGATATTAATCGCTTGCCAATTTGA
- a CDS encoding TrkH family potassium uptake protein, producing MTVSRTVCLGFLAVITVGTILLMMPFSTSSGTWNDPIVALFTATSAVCVTGLAVVDTGTDFSFWGQLCILLLAQIGGLGYMTTTTFLITLIGRKFNLRQKIAIQQTLDRPGMHGSTQVIRSIIATTMIFEITGILLLIPAFVPDFGWSQGLWLAIFHSVSAWNNAGFGLFSDSLVGYQSSGLVVFTITMLIIFGGIGYQVILEIYLWLRDRLLQKNTNLVFSLDFKVAISTTLILIFLGTIAFFAIEVKNPKTFGSLNLYQQLLVAWFQSVTTRTAGFNSIDVAQMTTAGLFITIALMFIGASPGGTGGGIKTTTLRVLTSCTKSILQGKEDVLLYERKIAISLILKAVAVVVGSVTMVLLSTILISLTDPTLNFIQLLFEVVSAFATVGLSTGITSSVSVLGKLILIVTMYVGRVGVLLLMAAVLGDPRPTRIHYPEENLLVG from the coding sequence ATGACCGTTTCTCGCACAGTTTGCTTGGGATTTTTAGCTGTCATCACCGTGGGGACTATCCTGCTGATGATGCCTTTCTCGACTAGCAGTGGTACTTGGAATGACCCCATTGTGGCGCTATTTACAGCCACCTCCGCCGTTTGCGTCACGGGGTTAGCTGTAGTTGATACGGGGACTGATTTTTCTTTTTGGGGTCAGTTGTGTATTTTGCTGTTAGCTCAAATTGGCGGCTTGGGGTACATGACAACCACCACCTTTCTGATTACGCTGATTGGGCGGAAATTTAACCTGCGGCAAAAAATCGCCATTCAACAAACTTTAGACCGACCGGGAATGCACGGTAGCACTCAAGTTATCCGGTCAATTATTGCCACAACGATGATTTTTGAAATTACAGGCATTTTGTTACTTATCCCGGCATTTGTTCCCGATTTTGGCTGGAGTCAAGGACTTTGGCTGGCAATTTTTCATAGTGTTTCCGCTTGGAATAATGCAGGTTTTGGTTTGTTTTCAGATAGCTTAGTAGGATATCAGTCATCTGGGTTAGTAGTTTTTACTATTACAATGTTGATAATCTTTGGTGGCATTGGTTATCAGGTAATATTAGAAATCTATCTTTGGTTGCGCGATCGCCTGCTGCAAAAAAACACCAATTTAGTATTTTCTCTCGATTTTAAGGTGGCAATTAGCACAACATTAATTTTAATATTTTTAGGGACAATTGCATTTTTTGCCATCGAAGTCAAAAACCCCAAAACCTTTGGTTCACTTAACTTATATCAACAGTTATTAGTAGCTTGGTTTCAATCAGTTACTACCAGAACGGCTGGTTTTAATAGCATTGATGTCGCTCAAATGACAACTGCTGGTCTATTTATTACCATTGCATTGATGTTTATCGGTGCAAGTCCGGGTGGCACAGGAGGAGGGATAAAAACTACAACATTGAGAGTTCTAACCAGTTGTACAAAATCAATTCTCCAAGGCAAAGAAGACGTTTTATTATATGAACGCAAAATAGCAATATCTTTAATTTTAAAAGCTGTTGCTGTTGTGGTTGGTTCCGTGACTATGGTGCTGTTGTCTACAATTTTAATTTCTCTCACAGATCCAACATTGAATTTTATTCAACTGCTGTTTGAAGTTGTATCAGCCTTTGCGACTGTAGGACTTTCTACAGGTATTACTAGTAGCGTCTCAGTACTAGGCAAGCTAATTTTAATTGTGACAATGTATGTAGGACGAGTCGGTGTTTTACTGCTGATGGCTGCTGTACTAGGAGACCCCCGCCCCACTAGAATTCACTATCCTGAAGAAAATTTACTTGTGGGATAG